A genomic window from Streptomyces sp. NBC_00234 includes:
- a CDS encoding PucR family transcriptional regulator translates to MPPTLASLAQHSALKLTVRAGADRLDTPVRWAHASELTDPVPYMEGGELLLVTATNLDAEDGEAMLRYVRRLAAAGVAGIGFAVGVNYEEIPQALVDAAEAAGLPLLEVPRLTPFLAITKAVSAAIAADQYRAVTAGFEAQRELTRAAVAGDGPGELLTRLAAHVDGWAALYDTSGAVVAAAPDWAARRAARLTPDVERLRDRPAPASVVVGGSDDRVELQSLGTGRLVRGALAVGTGTALGTAERYAVHSAVALLTLTTVRSRSLQGAEQRLGAAVLRMLLAGQSDHARAVAGDLYGGLLDAPFRLLIAEAAPGSTPELLAETVEAAAARAGEALLLVPEGERIVVLAADGGAAVRACAGYAEAQDERPAREPGTEDGEVVVGLSAPSGPIAVSAAYKQAEQALSVARRRGRALVEHEELAAGSVLPLLADDAVRAFADGMLRALYEHDAKGRGDLVASLRAWLSRHGQWDAAAADLGVHRHTLRYRMRRVEEILGRSLDDPDVRMELWLALKATTAAGSGAPGA, encoded by the coding sequence ATGCCCCCCACACTCGCCTCGCTCGCCCAGCACTCGGCGCTCAAACTCACGGTCCGTGCGGGGGCCGACCGGCTCGACACCCCGGTGCGCTGGGCGCACGCCAGTGAGCTCACCGACCCCGTGCCGTACATGGAGGGCGGCGAGCTCCTGCTCGTCACCGCCACCAACCTCGACGCCGAGGACGGCGAGGCGATGCTCCGGTACGTACGACGGCTGGCCGCCGCCGGTGTCGCGGGGATCGGATTCGCCGTCGGCGTGAACTACGAGGAGATCCCGCAGGCCCTCGTCGACGCCGCCGAGGCGGCCGGACTGCCGCTCCTCGAAGTGCCCCGCCTCACCCCCTTCCTCGCCATCACCAAGGCCGTGTCGGCGGCCATCGCCGCCGACCAGTACCGGGCCGTCACCGCCGGCTTCGAGGCCCAGCGCGAGCTGACCAGGGCTGCCGTCGCCGGCGACGGACCGGGCGAGCTCCTCACCCGTCTCGCCGCCCACGTCGACGGCTGGGCCGCCCTGTACGACACCTCCGGCGCCGTCGTGGCCGCCGCGCCCGACTGGGCCGCCAGACGGGCCGCCCGCCTCACCCCCGACGTGGAGCGCCTCCGGGACCGCCCCGCACCGGCCAGCGTCGTCGTCGGCGGCTCCGACGACCGGGTCGAACTCCAGTCGCTCGGCACCGGCCGCCTGGTCCGCGGCGCCCTCGCCGTCGGTACGGGGACGGCGCTCGGCACCGCCGAGCGGTACGCCGTGCACTCGGCGGTCGCCCTGCTGACACTCACCACCGTGCGCTCCCGCTCGCTCCAGGGCGCCGAGCAGCGCCTCGGCGCCGCCGTCCTGCGCATGCTGCTCGCCGGTCAGTCCGACCACGCGCGGGCCGTCGCGGGAGACCTGTACGGCGGACTCCTCGACGCCCCCTTCCGGCTGCTGATCGCGGAGGCGGCCCCCGGGTCCACCCCCGAACTCCTCGCCGAGACCGTGGAGGCCGCGGCGGCCCGCGCCGGAGAGGCGCTGCTGTTGGTGCCCGAGGGCGAACGGATCGTGGTGCTCGCCGCGGACGGCGGCGCCGCGGTCCGCGCCTGCGCCGGATACGCCGAGGCGCAGGACGAGCGCCCGGCCCGCGAACCGGGCACGGAGGACGGCGAGGTCGTCGTCGGCCTGTCCGCCCCGTCCGGGCCGATCGCCGTCTCCGCCGCCTACAAGCAGGCCGAACAGGCGCTCTCGGTGGCCCGCCGACGCGGCAGGGCCCTGGTCGAGCACGAGGAGCTGGCCGCGGGCTCCGTCCTCCCGCTGCTCGCCGACGACGCCGTACGGGCCTTCGCCGACGGGATGCTCCGCGCCCTGTACGAGCACGACGCGAAGGGCCGCGGCGACCTCGTCGCCTCCCTGCGCGCCTGGCTGTCCCGGCACGGCCAGTGGGACGCAGCCGCCGCCGACCTCGGCGTGCACCGCCACACCCTGCGCTACCGGATGCGCCGGGTGGAGGAGATCCTCGGCCGCTCGCTGGACGACCCGGACGTCCGTATGGAGCTCTGGCTGGCGCTGAAGGCCACGACGGCGGCCGGCTCGGGCGCCCCCGGAGCCTGA
- a CDS encoding aldehyde dehydrogenase family protein: protein MTSTHAFWLAGRQATGEDSFDVTNPWDGRLVGTVSVPTDAQTEEAVAAAHAVREEFAATPAHVRAAALDHVVRRLVERTEEIAQLISAENGKPIKWARGEVGRAVSVFRFASEEARRFNGGDAQRLDTDAGGTGRLGLTRRFPRGTVLGISPFNFPLNLSAHKVAPAIAVGAPIILKPAPATPISSLILGELLAETDLPAGSWSVLTVPNDRMPALVQDERLPVISFTGSGPVGYSIMDSVPRKHCTLELGGNGAAVVLGDYASEEDLDWAATRIATFSNYQGGQSCISVQRVIADASVYDRLVPKIVSAVEALVTGDPSDATTDVGPLVSEDAAKRVESWVDEAVQAGAALLTGGKRDGATYAPTVLTELPDGVTLSGEEVFGPVLSVQKVDGEAEAFAAVNSSKYGLQAGVFTHDLQTAFRAHRALEVGGVIIGDVPSYRADQMPYGGAKQSGVGREGVRYAMDDYTYERVLVLTGLAL from the coding sequence ATGACTTCCACCCACGCCTTCTGGCTGGCCGGCCGCCAGGCCACCGGCGAGGACAGCTTCGACGTCACCAACCCCTGGGACGGCCGTCTTGTCGGCACCGTCAGCGTGCCGACCGACGCGCAGACCGAGGAAGCCGTCGCCGCCGCCCACGCCGTGCGCGAGGAGTTCGCCGCGACCCCGGCGCACGTCCGGGCCGCCGCGCTCGACCACGTCGTGCGCCGTCTGGTGGAGCGCACCGAGGAGATCGCCCAGCTGATCTCCGCCGAGAACGGCAAGCCCATCAAGTGGGCCCGTGGCGAGGTCGGCCGCGCCGTGTCCGTCTTCCGCTTCGCCTCGGAGGAGGCCCGCCGCTTCAACGGCGGCGACGCCCAGCGCCTGGACACCGACGCCGGCGGCACCGGCCGCCTGGGGCTCACCCGGCGCTTCCCGCGTGGCACCGTCCTCGGGATCTCGCCCTTCAACTTCCCGCTCAACCTGAGCGCGCACAAGGTCGCCCCGGCCATCGCCGTCGGCGCCCCGATCATCCTCAAGCCGGCCCCGGCGACCCCGATCTCCTCGCTGATCCTGGGCGAGCTGCTGGCCGAGACCGACCTCCCGGCCGGTTCCTGGTCGGTGCTGACGGTCCCGAACGACCGCATGCCGGCCCTCGTCCAGGACGAGCGGCTGCCCGTGATCTCCTTCACCGGTTCCGGCCCGGTCGGCTACTCGATCATGGACTCGGTGCCGCGCAAGCACTGCACCCTGGAGCTCGGCGGCAACGGAGCCGCGGTCGTCCTCGGCGACTACGCCTCCGAGGAGGACCTGGACTGGGCCGCGACCCGTATCGCGACCTTCTCCAACTACCAGGGCGGCCAGTCCTGCATCTCGGTGCAGCGCGTGATCGCGGACGCCTCGGTCTACGACCGGCTCGTCCCGAAGATCGTCTCGGCCGTCGAGGCCCTCGTCACCGGCGACCCGTCCGACGCCACCACGGATGTCGGCCCGCTGGTCAGCGAGGACGCCGCCAAGCGTGTCGAGTCGTGGGTCGACGAGGCCGTGCAGGCCGGCGCCGCGCTGCTGACCGGCGGCAAGCGGGACGGCGCGACGTACGCCCCGACCGTGCTCACCGAGCTCCCGGACGGCGTCACCCTCTCCGGCGAAGAGGTCTTCGGCCCGGTCCTGTCCGTGCAGAAGGTGGACGGCGAGGCGGAGGCGTTCGCCGCCGTCAACTCCTCCAAGTACGGCCTCCAGGCCGGCGTGTTCACGCACGACCTCCAGACCGCCTTCCGCGCCCACCGCGCCCTGGAGGTGGGCGGCGTGATCATCGGCGACGTCCCCTCGTACCGCGCGGACCAGATGCCGTACGGCGGAGCCAAGCAGTCCGGCGTCGGCCGCGAGGGCGTGCGCTACGCGATGGACGACTACACCTACGAGCGCGTCCTGGTCCTCACCGGCCTCGCCCTCTAG
- a CDS encoding acyl-CoA dehydrogenase family protein: protein MSAPQETPQAPKVTEREARRVAEAAREQDWRKPSFAKELFLGRFRLDLIHPHPMPAGEDVRRGEEFLSRLREFCETKIDGALIEREARIPDEVINGLKELGALGMKISTHYGGLGLTQVYYNKALALIGSASPALGALLSAHQSIGVPQPLKIFGTEEQKDAFLPRLARTDISAFLLTEPDVGSDPARLATSAVPDGTDYVLDGVKLWTTNGVVADLLVVMARVPKSEGHKGGITAFVVEADSPGITVEHRNAFMGLRGLENGVTRFHRVRVPAAHRIGPEGAGLKIALTTLNTGRLSLPAMCVGAGKWSLKIAREWSAAREQWGRPVARHEAVGAKISFIAATTFALEAIVDLASQMADEDRNDIRIEAALAKLYGSEMGCLIADELVQIRGGRGFETADSLAARGERAVPAEQLLRDLRINRIFEGSTEIMHLLIAREAVDAHLKVAGDIIDPDKPLSAKARAGANAAGFYARWLPKLVAGPGQLPRTYGEFHPSGHPDLSAHLRYVERSSRKLARSTFYAMSRWQGRMETKQGFLGRIVDIGAELFAMSAACVRAELLRTTGEHGREAYQLADVFCHQSRIRVEELFTRLWANTDDLDRRVVDGVLSGAYTWLEEGVVDPSGDGPWIADATPGASTKENVHRPIR from the coding sequence ATGTCCGCCCCACAAGAAACGCCCCAGGCGCCCAAAGTCACCGAGCGTGAAGCACGCAGGGTGGCCGAGGCCGCCCGTGAGCAGGACTGGCGCAAGCCCAGTTTCGCCAAGGAACTCTTCCTCGGCCGCTTCCGGCTCGACCTGATCCACCCGCACCCGATGCCCGCCGGTGAGGACGTGCGGCGCGGCGAGGAGTTCCTCTCCCGGCTGCGCGAGTTCTGCGAGACGAAGATCGACGGCGCGCTGATCGAGCGCGAGGCCCGGATCCCCGACGAGGTGATCAACGGTCTCAAGGAACTCGGCGCCCTCGGCATGAAGATCTCCACCCATTACGGCGGCCTCGGGCTCACTCAGGTGTACTACAACAAGGCCCTCGCCCTGATCGGGTCCGCCAGCCCCGCGCTCGGCGCGCTGCTCTCCGCCCATCAGTCGATCGGCGTACCGCAGCCGCTGAAGATCTTCGGCACCGAGGAGCAGAAGGACGCCTTCCTGCCTCGGCTGGCCCGTACGGACATCTCGGCGTTCCTCCTCACCGAACCCGACGTCGGGTCCGACCCGGCCCGGCTCGCCACCTCCGCCGTACCCGACGGCACGGACTACGTACTCGACGGCGTGAAGCTGTGGACGACCAACGGCGTCGTCGCCGATCTGCTGGTCGTCATGGCCCGCGTCCCGAAGTCCGAGGGGCACAAGGGCGGGATCACCGCCTTCGTCGTGGAGGCGGACTCGCCGGGCATCACCGTCGAGCACCGCAACGCGTTCATGGGGCTGCGCGGCCTGGAGAACGGCGTCACGCGCTTCCACCGCGTCCGGGTGCCCGCCGCCCATCGCATCGGTCCCGAGGGCGCCGGGCTCAAGATCGCCCTGACCACCCTCAACACGGGCCGCCTCTCGCTGCCCGCCATGTGCGTGGGAGCGGGGAAGTGGAGCCTGAAGATCGCCCGCGAATGGTCGGCCGCGCGGGAGCAGTGGGGCAGGCCCGTCGCCCGGCACGAGGCGGTCGGCGCGAAGATCTCCTTCATCGCCGCGACCACCTTCGCGCTGGAGGCCATCGTGGACCTCGCCTCGCAGATGGCGGACGAGGACCGCAACGACATCCGGATCGAAGCCGCCCTGGCCAAGCTCTACGGCTCGGAGATGGGCTGCCTGATCGCCGACGAACTGGTCCAGATCCGCGGCGGCCGGGGCTTCGAGACCGCCGACTCCCTCGCCGCCCGCGGTGAACGAGCCGTCCCCGCCGAGCAGTTGCTCCGCGATCTGCGGATCAACCGGATCTTCGAGGGCTCCACGGAGATCATGCACCTGCTGATCGCCCGCGAGGCCGTCGACGCCCACCTCAAGGTGGCCGGAGACATCATCGATCCCGACAAGCCGCTGTCCGCCAAGGCCAGGGCCGGCGCCAACGCGGCGGGGTTCTACGCCCGCTGGCTCCCGAAACTGGTCGCCGGACCGGGACAGCTCCCGCGCACCTACGGTGAGTTCCACCCCTCGGGGCACCCGGACCTGTCCGCCCACCTCCGCTACGTCGAACGCTCCTCCCGCAAGCTGGCCCGCTCCACCTTCTACGCGATGTCCCGCTGGCAGGGCCGCATGGAGACCAAACAGGGGTTCCTCGGCCGGATCGTCGACATCGGCGCCGAACTCTTCGCGATGAGTGCCGCCTGCGTCCGCGCCGAACTCCTGCGCACCACCGGCGAGCACGGCCGTGAGGCGTACCAACTGGCCGACGTCTTCTGCCACCAGTCCCGCATCCGGGTCGAGGAACTCTTCACCCGCCTCTGGGCCAACACCGACGACCTGGACCGGCGCGTGGTCGACGGCGTTCTCTCCGGCGCGTACACCTGGCTGGAGGAGGGTGTCGTCGACCCGAGCGGCGACGGCCCCTGGATCGCGGACGCCACCCCGGGCGCCTCGACGAAGGAGAACGTCCACCGGCCCATCCGCTGA
- the aroA gene encoding 3-phosphoshikimate 1-carboxyvinyltransferase has protein sequence MTVIHIPGSKSVTARALFLAAAADGTTTLVRPLHSDDTEGFTEGLTRLGYAVTREPDRWHIEGRPGGPAVTDADVYCRDGATTARFLPTLAAAAASGTYRFDASPQMRRRPLAPLTEALRTLGVDLRHEKAEGHHPLRIEASGIKGGELTLDAGESSQYLTALLMLGPLTAEGLRIEVTELVSAPYIEITLAMMRSFGVEAVREGNTFTVPSGGYRPTTYAVEPDASTASYFFAAAALTGREVTVPGLGTDALQGDLRFVDVLRRMGADVRTTAEATTVGSTGSLTGLTVNMRDISDTMPTLAAIAPFASSPVRIEDVANTRVKECDRLDACADNLRRMGITVLTGHDWIEIHPGTPRPTEITTHGDHRIVMSFAVTGLRAPGMTYDDPGCVRKTFPRFHETFADFAATTAG, from the coding sequence GTGACCGTCATCCACATCCCCGGCTCGAAGTCCGTCACCGCCCGCGCGCTGTTCCTTGCCGCCGCGGCCGACGGCACCACCACCCTCGTACGCCCCCTGCACTCGGACGACACCGAGGGCTTCACGGAGGGCCTGACCCGGCTCGGCTACGCGGTGACCAGGGAGCCGGACCGCTGGCACATCGAGGGCCGGCCGGGCGGGCCCGCCGTCACCGACGCCGACGTGTACTGCCGCGACGGGGCCACCACCGCCCGCTTCCTGCCGACACTCGCCGCCGCCGCGGCCTCCGGCACCTACCGCTTCGACGCCTCCCCGCAGATGCGCCGCCGCCCCCTCGCCCCGCTCACCGAGGCCCTGCGCACCCTGGGCGTCGACCTGCGCCACGAGAAGGCCGAGGGCCACCATCCGCTGCGGATCGAGGCGTCCGGCATCAAGGGCGGCGAACTGACCCTGGACGCCGGGGAGTCGTCGCAGTACCTCACCGCCCTGCTCATGCTCGGCCCGCTCACGGCGGAAGGGCTCCGCATCGAGGTCACCGAGCTGGTGTCGGCGCCGTACATCGAGATCACCCTCGCGATGATGCGCAGCTTCGGCGTCGAGGCGGTCCGGGAGGGGAACACCTTCACCGTCCCCTCCGGCGGCTACCGCCCCACCACGTACGCCGTCGAACCCGACGCCTCCACGGCGAGCTACTTCTTCGCCGCCGCGGCCCTCACCGGCCGCGAGGTCACCGTCCCCGGTCTCGGGACGGACGCGCTCCAGGGCGACCTGCGCTTCGTCGACGTCCTGCGCCGCATGGGCGCGGACGTCCGTACGACCGCGGAGGCGACGACCGTCGGTTCCACCGGCAGCCTCACCGGCCTCACGGTCAACATGCGAGACATCTCCGACACGATGCCGACGCTGGCGGCCATCGCGCCCTTCGCCTCCTCGCCCGTCCGTATCGAGGACGTGGCCAACACCCGGGTGAAGGAGTGCGACCGGCTCGACGCCTGCGCCGACAACCTCCGGCGCATGGGCATCACCGTGCTCACGGGTCACGACTGGATCGAGATCCACCCCGGCACCCCCCGGCCCACCGAGATCACCACCCACGGCGACCACCGGATCGTCATGTCGTTCGCCGTCACCGGACTGCGCGCGCCGGGGATGACGTACGACGACCCCGGCTGCGTACGCAAGACGTTCCCCCGCTTCCACGAGACCTTCGCGGATTTCGCTGCCACCACGGCCGGTTAG
- the dxr gene encoding 1-deoxy-D-xylulose-5-phosphate reductoisomerase, whose product MSDSPAPLADPHLIFDPAEGRRDLVILGSTGSIGTQAIDLVLRNPDRFRVTALSAAGGRVALLAEQARRLGVRTVAVAAEDKVPALREALREEYGAGEPLPEILAGPDAATELAAGDCHTVLNGITGSIGLAPTLAALKAGRTLALANKESLIVGGPLVKALAAPGQIIPVDSEHAALFQALAAGTRADVRKLVVTASGGPFRGRTRSELADVTREQALAHPTWAMGPVITINSATLVNKGLEVIEAHLLYDIPFDRIEVVVHPQSYVHSMVEFTDGSTLAQATPPDMGGPIAIGLGWPQRVPDAAPAFDWSKASSWEFFPLDTEAFPSVGLARHVGTLGGTAPAVFNAANEECVDAFLAGRLPFNGIMDTVTAVVAEHGTPVTGTSLTVADVLEAETWARARAQELSAKATAEARA is encoded by the coding sequence ATGAGCGACAGCCCTGCCCCCCTCGCCGACCCGCATCTGATCTTCGATCCCGCGGAAGGCCGCCGGGATCTCGTGATCCTCGGCTCCACCGGGTCCATCGGCACCCAGGCCATCGACCTGGTGCTGCGCAACCCCGACCGCTTCCGGGTCACCGCACTCTCGGCCGCGGGCGGCCGGGTCGCCCTGCTCGCCGAGCAGGCGCGGCGGCTCGGCGTGCGTACGGTCGCCGTCGCCGCCGAGGACAAGGTGCCGGCCCTGCGCGAGGCACTGCGCGAGGAGTACGGGGCGGGCGAGCCGCTCCCCGAGATCCTGGCCGGGCCCGACGCCGCCACCGAGCTCGCCGCCGGTGACTGCCACACCGTGCTGAACGGCATCACCGGCTCGATCGGCCTCGCCCCGACCCTCGCCGCCCTGAAGGCGGGCCGCACGCTCGCCCTCGCCAACAAGGAGTCGCTGATCGTCGGCGGCCCGCTGGTGAAGGCGCTCGCGGCCCCCGGCCAGATCATCCCGGTCGACTCGGAGCACGCCGCGCTCTTCCAGGCCCTCGCCGCCGGCACCCGCGCCGACGTGCGCAAGCTCGTCGTCACGGCCTCCGGCGGACCCTTCCGCGGACGTACGCGAAGCGAGCTGGCCGACGTCACCAGGGAGCAGGCCCTCGCGCACCCGACCTGGGCGATGGGACCGGTCATCACCATCAACTCGGCGACCCTGGTCAACAAGGGCCTGGAGGTCATCGAGGCGCATCTCCTCTACGACATTCCGTTCGACCGGATCGAGGTCGTGGTCCACCCCCAGTCGTACGTCCACTCCATGGTCGAGTTCACGGACGGTTCCACGCTCGCCCAGGCCACCCCGCCCGACATGGGTGGCCCGATCGCCATCGGCCTCGGCTGGCCGCAACGCGTCCCGGACGCCGCACCGGCCTTCGACTGGTCGAAGGCGTCCAGCTGGGAGTTCTTCCCGCTGGACACCGAAGCCTTCCCGTCCGTCGGGCTCGCCCGGCACGTCGGTACCCTCGGCGGCACCGCCCCCGCGGTCTTCAACGCCGCGAACGAGGAGTGCGTGGACGCCTTCCTGGCAGGACGGCTGCCCTTCAACGGAATCATGGATACGGTCACCGCAGTGGTCGCCGAACACGGCACCCCTGTCACGGGAACTTCACTGACGGTCGCGGACGTCCTCGAAGCGGAGACCTGGGCGCGTGCCCGGGCCCAGGAGCTCTCGGCGAAAGCGACAGCGGAGGCGCGCGCATGA
- a CDS encoding M50 family metallopeptidase, whose amino-acid sequence MSMTTILLTILGIAIFAVGLLFSIAWHELGHLSTAKLFGIRVPQYMVGFGPTIWSRKKGDTEYGIKAIPAGGYIRMIGMFPPGADGRMEARSTSPWRSMIEDARSAAFEELQPGDETRLFYTRKPWKRVIVMFAGPFMNLVLAVVIFMGVAMTFGFQTQTTEVAGVQKCVISQSENRDACKKGDPVSPAQAAGLQKGDTIVSFDGQKIDDWATLSDRIRQTIGPATIVVERDGQEQTLHAVLQKNAVAQKDSDGEVVPGKYVDAGYLGFAARTEIVPLSFGDSVVRMGDMIENGVDSIIALPSKIPDLWNAAFSDGERADDSPVGVVGAARIGGEVMTLDVPAQNQVAMMLFLLAGFNLSLFLFNMLPLLPLDGGHIAGALWEALRRNLARIFRRPDPGPFDVAKLMPVAYVVAGIFICFTLLVLVADIVNPVKIT is encoded by the coding sequence ATGAGTATGACGACGATCCTGTTGACGATCCTTGGGATCGCCATCTTCGCCGTGGGTCTGCTGTTCTCGATCGCCTGGCACGAGCTGGGACACCTCTCGACGGCCAAGCTCTTCGGCATCCGTGTGCCGCAGTACATGGTCGGCTTCGGCCCGACCATCTGGTCGCGGAAGAAGGGCGACACCGAGTACGGCATCAAGGCGATCCCCGCGGGCGGCTACATCCGCATGATCGGCATGTTCCCGCCCGGTGCGGACGGACGCATGGAGGCGCGCTCCACCTCACCGTGGCGCAGCATGATCGAGGACGCCAGGTCCGCCGCCTTCGAGGAACTCCAGCCGGGCGACGAGACCCGCCTCTTCTACACGCGCAAGCCGTGGAAGCGCGTGATCGTGATGTTCGCCGGCCCGTTCATGAACCTGGTGCTGGCCGTCGTGATCTTCATGGGCGTGGCCATGACCTTCGGTTTCCAGACGCAGACCACCGAGGTCGCCGGTGTCCAGAAGTGCGTGATCTCCCAGAGCGAGAACCGCGACGCCTGCAAGAAGGGTGACCCGGTCTCGCCCGCGCAGGCCGCGGGACTCCAGAAGGGCGACACGATCGTCTCCTTCGACGGGCAGAAGATCGACGACTGGGCCACGCTCTCCGACCGCATCCGGCAGACCATCGGCCCCGCCACGATCGTCGTGGAGCGCGACGGGCAGGAGCAGACCCTGCACGCCGTGCTGCAGAAGAACGCGGTGGCGCAGAAGGACTCCGACGGCGAGGTCGTCCCCGGCAAGTACGTGGACGCCGGCTATCTGGGCTTCGCCGCCCGCACCGAGATCGTGCCGCTCTCCTTCGGCGACTCCGTCGTCCGGATGGGAGACATGATCGAGAACGGCGTCGACTCGATCATCGCCCTGCCGTCCAAGATCCCGGACCTCTGGAACGCGGCCTTCAGCGACGGGGAACGCGCGGACGACTCCCCGGTCGGCGTGGTCGGCGCCGCCCGCATCGGCGGCGAGGTGATGACCCTCGACGTCCCGGCGCAGAACCAGGTCGCGATGATGCTGTTCCTGCTGGCCGGCTTCAACCTCTCGCTGTTCCTCTTCAACATGCTGCCCCTGCTGCCGCTCGACGGCGGGCACATCGCCGGTGCCCTCTGGGAGGCACTGCGCCGCAACCTGGCGCGGATCTTCAGGCGGCCCGACCCCGGCCCGTTCGACGTGGCGAAGCTGATGCCGGTCGCCTACGTGGTCGCCGGAATCTTCATCTGCTTCACGCTGCTGGTCCTGGTGGCGGACATCGTCAACCCGGTC